The Streptomyces tendae genome has a window encoding:
- a CDS encoding SgcJ/EcaC family oxidoreductase — MTHPMHDVLDRWKTAFDSHRPDTMAELFTPDALFQGFGPEVVAGRDAVRAYYEAVAEDRRADVTVLHTYTIGEQVAGGFADVTFSAPSGWEAKVHMSLVLRRDDGWRIRQYHVSRIAAGD; from the coding sequence ATGACCCACCCCATGCACGACGTCCTCGACCGCTGGAAGACCGCCTTCGACTCCCACCGGCCGGACACGATGGCGGAGCTGTTCACCCCGGACGCCCTGTTCCAGGGGTTCGGCCCCGAGGTGGTCGCCGGCCGCGACGCGGTACGGGCGTACTACGAGGCGGTGGCCGAGGACCGGCGTGCCGACGTCACGGTCCTGCACACCTACACGATCGGTGAGCAGGTCGCCGGCGGCTTCGCGGACGTCACCTTCAGCGCGCCGTCGGGATGGGAGGCGAAGGTCCACATGTCGCTGGTCCTTCGGCGTGACGACGGCTGGAGGATCCGCCAGTACCACGTCTCCCGGATCGCCGCCGGCGACTGA
- a CDS encoding glucoamylase family protein, translating to MNRRTFLTTATLTAAASATALAAPAAATGGAGAGRAPFRAWFEATHRSLEAMTTDLGLTADKIDVSGTGTPVPSAQTSPTNIGCGLWTTVAAAGLGVVDADTLHRRLSRTLTAVEGLERAHGFWLNWYDAHDGSTLTTWPETGDPVRPFLSSVDNAWLVTGLMIAADADPSLRPRVARLLEDADWSYFYTPYDPADPVAGPGQLRGGYWPDKPGRGEPTGHHYGALNTEPRMASYLGIADGSLPPEHYWHVFRTLLPGMGQEQEPGGAWVTIDGVRVWQGHYTHRGRKLVPTWGGSMFEALMVPLFVPEPDWSPHSWGTSHRRYVRGQIDHGLKEAGYGYWGFSPANIPAGGYSEYGVDALGMQEEGYNSKGVVTPHASFLALPYEPAAAVANLTALDRDFGAYDDRYGFRDSVDTATGRVSDYVLALDQGMVAASLAQRLRPGLLQRPFRTGGFRSRVRPLLAKEGFSI from the coding sequence ATGAACCGTCGTACGTTCCTCACCACCGCCACCCTCACCGCCGCGGCCTCCGCGACCGCCCTCGCCGCACCCGCCGCGGCAACCGGCGGCGCCGGCGCCGGGCGCGCCCCGTTCCGCGCCTGGTTCGAGGCGACCCACCGCTCCCTGGAGGCGATGACCACCGACCTCGGCCTGACCGCCGACAAGATCGACGTCAGCGGCACGGGCACTCCCGTCCCGTCCGCGCAGACCTCGCCCACCAACATCGGCTGCGGCCTGTGGACCACCGTCGCCGCCGCCGGACTCGGCGTCGTCGACGCCGACACCCTGCACCGCCGCCTGTCCCGCACCCTCACCGCCGTCGAAGGGCTGGAGCGCGCCCACGGCTTCTGGCTCAACTGGTACGACGCGCACGACGGTTCCACGCTGACGACCTGGCCGGAGACCGGCGACCCGGTGCGGCCCTTCCTCTCCAGCGTCGACAACGCCTGGCTGGTCACCGGCCTGATGATCGCCGCCGACGCCGATCCGTCACTCCGCCCCCGCGTCGCCCGCCTGCTGGAGGACGCGGACTGGTCCTACTTCTACACGCCCTACGACCCCGCCGACCCGGTCGCCGGCCCCGGCCAGCTCCGCGGCGGCTACTGGCCCGACAAGCCGGGCAGGGGCGAACCGACCGGCCACCACTACGGCGCCCTCAACACCGAGCCGCGCATGGCGAGTTATCTGGGCATCGCCGACGGCTCCCTGCCGCCGGAGCACTACTGGCACGTCTTCCGCACCCTCCTGCCCGGCATGGGCCAGGAACAGGAACCCGGGGGCGCCTGGGTCACGATCGACGGCGTCCGCGTGTGGCAGGGCCACTACACCCACCGCGGCCGGAAGCTCGTCCCCACCTGGGGCGGGTCCATGTTCGAGGCGCTGATGGTGCCCCTGTTCGTCCCGGAACCCGACTGGTCCCCGCATTCCTGGGGCACCTCGCACCGGCGCTACGTCCGCGGCCAGATCGACCACGGCCTGAAGGAGGCCGGCTACGGCTACTGGGGTTTCTCGCCCGCCAACATCCCCGCGGGCGGGTACAGCGAGTACGGCGTCGACGCCCTCGGCATGCAGGAGGAGGGCTACAACTCGAAGGGCGTGGTCACCCCGCACGCCTCCTTCCTCGCCCTGCCCTACGAGCCCGCCGCGGCCGTCGCCAACCTCACCGCCCTGGACCGGGACTTCGGCGCGTACGACGACCGCTACGGCTTCCGTGACTCGGTGGACACCGCGACCGGCCGGGTGAGCGACTACGTCCTCGCCCTCGACCAGGGCATGGTCGCCGCCTCCCTGGCCCAGCGGTTGCGGCCCGGCCTGCTGCAACGGCCGTTCCGCACGGGCGGGTTCCGCTCCCGTGTCCGGCCCCTGCTGGCGAAGGAGGGGTTCAGCATCTGA
- a CDS encoding glycoside hydrolase family 1 protein produces the protein MTRTSLPFPDGFLWGASTAAHQIEGNNVNSDWWRKEHDPAANIAEPSLDACDSYHRWEQDMDLLAQLGFTDYRFSVEWARVEPVPGTFSHAEIAHYRRMVEGAVARGLRPMVTLHHFTVPQWFEDLGGWTADGAADLFARYVEHCAPVFSEGVRHVCTINEPNMIAVMAGAAKAGGQGFPPAGLPTPDEDTTHAVIAAHHAAVKAVRAIDPAVQVGWTIANQVYQALPGAEDVTAAYRYPREDVFIEAARGDDWIGVQSYTRTKIGTDGPVPAPEDAERTLTQWEYYPAAVGHALRHTAGLAGPGMPLIVTENGIATADDTRRVDYYTGALEAVTAAIEDGVNVQGYLAWSALDNYEWGSYKPTFGLIAVDPVTFERTPKPSAAWLGGLGRTRQLPRAER, from the coding sequence ATGACGCGTACCTCCCTGCCCTTCCCCGACGGCTTCCTGTGGGGGGCGTCCACCGCCGCCCACCAGATCGAGGGGAACAACGTCAACAGCGACTGGTGGCGGAAGGAACACGACCCGGCGGCGAACATCGCGGAACCCAGCCTCGACGCCTGCGACAGCTACCACCGCTGGGAGCAGGACATGGACCTGCTCGCGCAACTCGGCTTCACCGACTACCGGTTCAGCGTGGAGTGGGCCCGTGTCGAGCCGGTGCCCGGTACCTTCTCGCACGCCGAGATCGCGCACTACCGCCGGATGGTCGAGGGCGCCGTGGCGCGCGGCCTGCGGCCCATGGTCACCCTGCACCACTTCACCGTCCCGCAGTGGTTCGAGGACCTCGGCGGCTGGACCGCCGACGGCGCGGCGGACCTGTTCGCCCGCTACGTCGAGCACTGCGCGCCGGTCTTCTCCGAGGGCGTCAGGCATGTCTGCACCATCAACGAGCCCAACATGATCGCCGTCATGGCGGGCGCGGCGAAGGCCGGTGGCCAGGGCTTCCCGCCCGCCGGACTGCCCACCCCCGACGAGGACACCACCCACGCCGTCATCGCCGCCCACCACGCCGCCGTCAAGGCCGTACGGGCGATCGACCCCGCCGTCCAGGTCGGCTGGACGATCGCCAACCAGGTCTACCAGGCCCTCCCCGGCGCCGAGGACGTCACCGCCGCCTACCGGTACCCCCGCGAGGACGTCTTCATCGAGGCGGCACGCGGCGACGACTGGATCGGCGTGCAGTCCTACACCCGCACCAAGATCGGCACCGACGGCCCCGTCCCCGCCCCCGAGGACGCCGAGCGCACCCTCACCCAGTGGGAGTACTACCCGGCCGCCGTCGGCCACGCCCTGCGCCACACCGCCGGCCTCGCCGGCCCCGGCATGCCGCTGATCGTCACCGAGAACGGCATCGCCACGGCGGACGACACCCGCCGCGTCGACTACTACACCGGCGCCCTGGAGGCGGTCACCGCCGCGATCGAGGACGGCGTCAACGTCCAGGGCTACCTGGCCTGGAGCGCCCTCGACAACTACGAGTGGGGCTCCTACAAGCCGACCTTCGGCCTGATCGCGGTCGACCCGGTCACCTTCGAGCGCACCCCCAAGCCCTCCGCCGCCTGGCTCGGCGGACTGGGCCGTACCCGGCAGCTGCCGCGCGCCGAGCGCTGA
- a CDS encoding carbohydrate ABC transporter permease — MSAPTASPRPVPVPARPRGRGRVRTPLLYVVASLGLLVTAAPFLWMALSAFKTRRDLTASPPVWLPSEWTLSNFTALLDQLDMPRYFLNSLVVAVLVTLCNLLFCSMLGYALAKLEFTGRSKVFGVVLAALMVPGNLLILPLYVLMTKFGLIDTYAGLVLPFAAGAFGVFLMRQFMQSIPDELLEAARIDGAGEWYIFWRIVMPLVKPALATLTIFTFLGSWNNFVWPLIATNDPDKYTLPVALATFANDPNRTVGGGNGMLMAGSLLVVLPVLLVFVVLQRHFTQGIATAGLK, encoded by the coding sequence ATGAGCGCCCCCACGGCATCCCCGCGCCCGGTGCCCGTACCGGCCCGCCCCCGCGGACGGGGCCGCGTCCGCACCCCCCTGCTGTACGTCGTCGCCTCGCTCGGCCTGCTGGTGACGGCCGCCCCGTTCCTGTGGATGGCGCTGTCGGCCTTCAAGACCCGGCGGGACCTGACCGCGAGCCCGCCGGTGTGGCTCCCCTCCGAGTGGACGCTGAGCAACTTCACCGCCCTGCTCGACCAGCTCGACATGCCCCGCTATTTCCTCAACTCCCTGGTCGTGGCGGTCCTGGTCACCCTGTGCAACCTGCTGTTCTGCTCCATGCTCGGCTACGCGCTGGCCAAGCTGGAGTTCACCGGCCGGTCCAAGGTGTTCGGTGTCGTGCTGGCCGCCCTCATGGTGCCCGGCAACCTGCTGATCCTGCCGCTGTACGTGCTGATGACGAAGTTCGGCCTGATCGACACCTACGCCGGTCTCGTCCTGCCCTTCGCGGCGGGGGCGTTCGGCGTGTTCCTGATGCGCCAGTTCATGCAGTCCATCCCCGACGAGCTGCTGGAGGCGGCCAGGATCGACGGCGCCGGCGAGTGGTACATCTTCTGGCGCATCGTGATGCCGCTGGTGAAGCCCGCCCTCGCGACGCTGACGATCTTCACCTTCCTCGGCTCGTGGAACAACTTCGTCTGGCCGCTCATCGCGACCAACGACCCCGACAAGTACACCCTGCCGGTCGCCCTGGCCACCTTCGCCAACGATCCCAACCGGACCGTCGGCGGCGGCAACGGCATGCTGATGGCGGGCTCGCTGCTCGTCGTGCTGCCGGTCCTGCTGGTCTTCGTGGTCCTCCAGCGCCACTTCACCCAGGGCATCGCGACCGCCGGACTCAAGTGA
- a CDS encoding carbohydrate ABC transporter permease has translation MPLLTKAAADPAAAVTKTGPQGPPGDGRRARRPLGRHNLYGWLFSTPFLVLFAVFMAFPIVATLLMSLTDFGARHVTRPLEAEFVGLDNYTKLFEDDRFRTALFNTAYFVVVGVPLTVLLGLLVAILLNNGIDRARTFFRVGFYAPVVTAIVAVAVVWRFVLDPSDGLIAGLAAEVGMTAPDFLGSETWAMPSLIAMAVWRNLGTVMVLFIAGLQAIPADVREAARLDGAGAWQEMRRITVPLLRPTMLYATVITTIGYLNVFEEPFVMTQGGPSDATLTVSLDMYREGFNFFHMGYASAMAYVLFVVVMGITVLQLRLLKDNTR, from the coding sequence ATGCCCCTGCTGACCAAAGCGGCCGCCGACCCGGCGGCCGCGGTGACCAAGACCGGCCCGCAAGGGCCCCCGGGAGACGGCCGGCGCGCCCGCCGCCCGCTCGGCCGGCACAACCTCTACGGCTGGCTGTTCTCCACGCCGTTCCTGGTGCTGTTCGCCGTCTTCATGGCGTTCCCGATCGTCGCGACGCTCCTGATGAGCCTCACCGACTTCGGGGCCCGCCATGTCACCCGCCCTCTGGAGGCGGAGTTCGTCGGCCTCGACAACTACACCAAGCTGTTCGAGGACGACCGGTTCCGCACCGCCCTGTTCAACACGGCGTACTTCGTGGTCGTCGGTGTCCCGCTGACCGTCCTGCTCGGACTGCTCGTCGCGATCTTGCTGAACAACGGCATCGACCGCGCCCGCACCTTCTTCCGGGTCGGCTTCTACGCCCCGGTGGTCACCGCCATCGTCGCGGTCGCCGTCGTCTGGCGGTTCGTCCTCGACCCGTCCGACGGCCTGATCGCCGGCCTCGCGGCCGAAGTGGGCATGACCGCACCGGACTTCCTCGGCTCCGAGACCTGGGCCATGCCCTCGCTCATCGCCATGGCGGTGTGGCGCAACCTCGGCACCGTCATGGTGCTGTTCATCGCCGGCCTCCAGGCGATCCCCGCCGACGTACGGGAGGCGGCGCGGCTCGACGGCGCCGGCGCCTGGCAGGAGATGCGCCGCATCACCGTGCCATTGCTGCGGCCCACCATGCTCTACGCCACCGTCATCACCACCATCGGCTACCTCAACGTCTTCGAGGAGCCGTTCGTGATGACCCAGGGCGGCCCGTCCGACGCGACACTCACCGTCTCCCTGGACATGTACCGCGAGGGCTTCAACTTCTTCCACATGGGCTATGCGAGCGCCATGGCGTACGTGCTGTTCGTGGTCGTCATGGGCATCACGGTGCTCCAGCTCCGACTGCTGAAGGACAACACCCGATGA
- a CDS encoding sugar ABC transporter substrate-binding protein, producing the protein MHRATPAALALTVASALTLTACGGSGGADVDADAEQTLTVWAMGTEGEKLAEVAEAYEKSHPNITVKVTPVGWDVAHQKLVAAAAAGKLPDVMQMGGTYLGEFADMGVLEPVDTTTVKEGDFFPAAWQQASYDGETYGVPWYVDTRVLFYRTDLAAKAGLAKPPATTDELRRAAQAYQDRAKTKWGLSVQPGGLDTVQSFYPFLYSAGGEILTEDGKAVVNSPEAVRALETYGDFFAKGLSEKSVRPGYDVTKDFNTGDVPMFLGGPWIMSLLDENYPDIKGKWAVAPVPADKESVSMAGGSSLAVSADSEHKAAAKEFISSLTGARGQSDWYGRTRDLPANKQAWESGDLATDPKLKIWREQMETARTTPSHPRLTEITSKVDAAIESVTQGKSDAKAALDKAQSEIEGLVE; encoded by the coding sequence ATGCACCGCGCCACACCTGCCGCGCTCGCCCTCACCGTGGCGTCCGCGCTCACCCTCACCGCCTGTGGCGGCTCCGGTGGCGCGGACGTGGACGCCGATGCCGAGCAGACGCTCACCGTCTGGGCCATGGGCACCGAGGGTGAGAAGCTCGCCGAGGTCGCCGAGGCCTACGAGAAGTCCCACCCGAACATCACCGTCAAGGTGACCCCGGTGGGCTGGGACGTGGCGCACCAGAAGCTCGTCGCCGCGGCCGCCGCGGGAAAGCTGCCCGACGTCATGCAGATGGGCGGCACCTACCTCGGTGAGTTCGCCGACATGGGCGTCCTGGAACCGGTCGACACCACGACCGTCAAGGAGGGTGACTTCTTCCCCGCCGCCTGGCAGCAGGCCTCGTACGACGGCGAGACGTACGGCGTGCCCTGGTACGTCGACACCCGCGTCCTCTTCTACCGCACCGACCTCGCCGCCAAGGCGGGTCTCGCGAAGCCGCCCGCCACCACGGACGAACTGCGCCGGGCCGCCCAGGCGTATCAGGACCGGGCGAAGACCAAGTGGGGCTTGTCCGTCCAGCCCGGCGGACTCGACACCGTGCAGAGCTTCTACCCGTTCCTGTACTCCGCCGGCGGCGAGATCCTCACCGAGGACGGCAAGGCGGTCGTCAACAGCCCCGAGGCGGTCAGGGCGCTGGAGACCTACGGCGACTTCTTCGCCAAGGGCCTCAGCGAGAAGTCGGTCCGCCCCGGCTACGACGTGACCAAGGACTTCAACACCGGCGACGTGCCGATGTTCCTCGGCGGACCGTGGATCATGTCGCTGCTCGACGAGAACTACCCCGACATCAAGGGCAAGTGGGCCGTCGCTCCCGTGCCCGCCGACAAGGAGTCGGTCTCCATGGCCGGCGGCTCCAGCCTCGCCGTCTCCGCGGACAGCGAGCACAAGGCAGCCGCGAAGGAGTTCATCTCCTCCCTGACCGGTGCCCGGGGCCAGTCCGACTGGTACGGGCGCACCCGCGACCTGCCCGCCAACAAGCAGGCCTGGGAGTCCGGCGACCTCGCCACCGACCCCAAGCTGAAGATCTGGCGCGAGCAGATGGAGACCGCCAGGACCACGCCGTCCCACCCCCGGCTGACCGAGATCACCTCCAAGGTGGACGCCGCCATCGAGTCGGTCACCCAGGGCAAGTCCGACGCGAAGGCCGCTCTGGACAAGGCGCAGTCCGAGATCGAAGGACTCGTGGAGTAA
- a CDS encoding LacI family DNA-binding transcriptional regulator has protein sequence MSTAPTVYDVAERSGVSIATVSRVYRNPDSVRAQTRERVLAAARDLGYVPSGNARGLASRSTGVLGLCFPDYADPDTDAEDDDAAMLYSDQIIRGMERAARRHGYALLIAASLKGGPESLVAKVAGRVDGFAVLARTVPTEELEGISRRRPVVMLAGPREEGDHLDHLDHIEVANFDGQRELTRHLIEDHGLRRLAFVGSAEESPDVGARFQGFLAACRAAGVDAPEEPAVRAAMMTQAEGARAADALCDRAGGPPQALVCANDQMAVGALHALERRGVAVPGDVAVTGFDGIPLGRLVRPTLTTVRQPMLRMGEEAVELLVRRLGGASAADPVSLMLPVTVARRASCGCGPEERTVAIGA, from the coding sequence ATGAGTACCGCCCCCACGGTGTACGACGTGGCCGAACGCTCCGGCGTGTCCATCGCCACCGTGTCCCGCGTCTACCGCAACCCCGACTCGGTGCGGGCGCAGACCCGTGAGCGGGTCCTCGCCGCCGCGCGCGACCTCGGCTACGTACCCAGCGGCAACGCGCGCGGACTCGCCAGCCGCTCCACGGGCGTCCTCGGCCTCTGTTTCCCCGACTACGCGGACCCGGACACCGACGCCGAGGACGACGACGCGGCGATGCTCTACTCCGACCAGATCATCCGCGGCATGGAGCGCGCGGCCCGCAGGCACGGCTACGCCCTTCTCATCGCCGCCTCCCTCAAGGGGGGCCCGGAGAGCCTCGTGGCGAAGGTCGCCGGGCGGGTCGACGGGTTCGCCGTGCTGGCCCGCACCGTACCCACGGAGGAACTGGAGGGCATCTCCCGGCGCCGACCCGTCGTCATGCTCGCCGGGCCCCGTGAGGAGGGCGACCACCTGGACCACCTCGACCACATCGAGGTCGCCAACTTCGACGGTCAGCGTGAGCTGACCCGCCACCTCATCGAGGACCACGGCCTGCGCCGCCTCGCCTTCGTCGGCTCCGCCGAGGAGTCACCGGACGTCGGGGCCCGCTTCCAGGGCTTCCTCGCGGCCTGCCGTGCCGCCGGCGTCGACGCCCCCGAGGAGCCTGCCGTGCGCGCCGCCATGATGACCCAGGCCGAGGGCGCCCGCGCCGCCGACGCCCTGTGCGACCGCGCCGGCGGACCGCCGCAGGCCCTCGTCTGCGCCAACGACCAGATGGCCGTCGGCGCCCTGCACGCACTGGAACGCCGGGGCGTGGCCGTGCCCGGCGACGTGGCGGTCACCGGCTTCGACGGCATTCCGCTCGGCCGGCTCGTCCGCCCGACCCTCACCACCGTCCGCCAGCCCATGCTGCGCATGGGGGAGGAGGCGGTCGAACTGCTCGTACGACGCCTCGGCGGTGCGTCCGCCGCCGACCCGGTGTCCCTCATGCTCCCCGTCACCGTCGCCCGCCGCGCCAGTTGCGGCTGCGGCCCCGAGGAGCGGACCGTCGCCATCGGGGCCTGA
- a CDS encoding DUF4190 domain-containing protein yields the protein MTSTQGHHGAGPQQAVGSGERRNGFGIAALVLGIVGALLFWTAIGGIVLGVLALIFGVLGFRRSRRGVATNGTMSVIGAVLGALALVVSSVLLAMGVAVINSDEFKNYQDCIEHANSQSDRQDCARDFDQEVDNG from the coding sequence ATGACTTCGACACAAGGACACCACGGGGCGGGGCCTCAGCAGGCGGTCGGTTCGGGTGAGCGACGCAACGGCTTCGGTATCGCGGCGCTGGTGCTGGGCATCGTGGGTGCCCTGCTGTTCTGGACCGCGATCGGCGGCATCGTGCTGGGTGTGCTGGCCCTGATCTTCGGTGTGCTGGGCTTCCGGCGCAGCAGACGAGGTGTGGCCACGAACGGGACCATGTCCGTCATCGGCGCGGTGCTCGGCGCGCTCGCCCTGGTGGTGTCGTCGGTGCTCCTGGCCATGGGTGTGGCCGTGATCAACAGCGACGAGTTCAAGAACTACCAGGACTGCATCGAACACGCGAACAGCCAGAGCGACCGGCAGGACTGCGCGCGGGACTTCGACCAGGAGGTCGACAACGGGTAG
- a CDS encoding DUF6003 family protein: protein MTDDAYLVLFDDPAVSLGVPLAAVEDAAFLDTPAVRAWLGAQGVTVTTPGLRLLPPEETSAVPEGAERLPVPLGDEELSRVRQLNAPRDVARMEEELLAYRSCAEGREALLARAVAAGVPAHRIAELTGEDLTAVKALVH from the coding sequence ATGACCGACGACGCCTATCTCGTGCTGTTCGACGACCCCGCCGTGTCGCTGGGGGTGCCGCTCGCCGCCGTGGAGGACGCCGCCTTCCTGGACACGCCGGCCGTGCGGGCGTGGCTGGGGGCTCAGGGCGTCACCGTGACCACGCCCGGGCTGCGGCTCCTGCCGCCGGAGGAGACCTCGGCCGTCCCGGAGGGCGCCGAGCGGCTGCCCGTGCCCCTCGGCGACGAGGAGCTGAGCCGGGTGCGGCAGCTCAACGCCCCCCGCGACGTCGCCCGGATGGAGGAGGAGCTCCTTGCCTACCGCTCGTGCGCGGAGGGCCGCGAGGCACTGCTCGCCCGTGCCGTGGCGGCCGGAGTGCCGGCGCACCGGATCGCGGAGCTGACCGGCGAGGACCTCACAGCCGTCAAGGCGCTCGTCCACTGA
- the ykgO gene encoding type B 50S ribosomal protein L36: protein MKVRKSLRSLKAKPGAQVVRRRGVTFVINKKDPRFKARQG, encoded by the coding sequence ATGAAGGTACGCAAGTCCCTGCGCTCGTTGAAGGCCAAGCCCGGCGCCCAGGTGGTGCGCCGCCGGGGCGTGACCTTCGTGATCAACAAGAAGGACCCGCGGTTCAAGGCCCGCCAGGGCTGA
- a CDS encoding type B 50S ribosomal protein L31: MRHGIHPVSRPVVFRDRAAGFQFLSRSTLDSDKTVEWEDGATYPVVDVEISSASHPFHTGTARVLDTAGRVERFERRYGTASARR; this comes from the coding sequence ATGAGGCACGGCATCCACCCCGTCTCCCGCCCGGTCGTCTTCCGTGACCGCGCGGCAGGGTTCCAGTTCCTGAGCCGCTCCACCCTCGACTCGGACAAGACGGTCGAGTGGGAGGACGGCGCGACGTACCCGGTCGTCGACGTGGAGATCTCGTCGGCGAGCCACCCGTTCCACACCGGCACCGCACGCGTCCTCGACACCGCGGGACGCGTGGAGCGCTTCGAGCGGCGCTACGGCACCGCCTCCGCCCGCCGCTGA
- the rpmG gene encoding 50S ribosomal protein L33: protein MARSTARPIVKLKSTAGTGVTYVTRKNRLNDPDRLVLRKYDAVAGEHVLFREER, encoded by the coding sequence ATGGCACGCAGCACGGCACGCCCGATCGTCAAGCTGAAGTCCACGGCCGGCACGGGCGTCACCTACGTGACGCGGAAGAACCGTCTGAACGACCCCGACCGTCTGGTCCTGCGCAAGTACGACGCGGTCGCCGGCGAGCACGTCCTCTTCCGCGAGGAACGCTGA
- a CDS encoding DJ-1/PfpI family protein: MHAQIVLFDGFDPLDVVAPYEVLYAGGTASDGALTVELVTAEGPREVVSGTGTLTLRATGTLDPRTADLIVVPGASGRVGEPGEVPDVEAGEGEWRQDEFVPVLLGRALTTSLPALLKEALDDPTVTVATVCGGSLVPAMAGLLEGRHATTHHLGIDMLDATGVHAVRARVVDDGDLVSGAGVTSGLDLGLYLLERELGPRIAHAVETLFAHERRGTVWRATGPAPAAL; encoded by the coding sequence ATGCACGCGCAGATCGTCCTGTTCGACGGCTTCGACCCGCTCGACGTCGTCGCACCCTACGAGGTCCTGTACGCGGGCGGCACCGCGTCCGACGGCGCGCTCACGGTCGAGCTGGTCACCGCGGAGGGCCCGCGCGAGGTGGTCAGCGGCACCGGCACCCTCACCCTGCGGGCCACCGGCACGCTCGATCCCCGCACCGCCGACCTGATCGTGGTCCCGGGCGCCTCGGGCCGGGTCGGTGAGCCCGGCGAGGTGCCCGACGTCGAGGCGGGGGAGGGGGAGTGGCGGCAGGACGAGTTCGTCCCCGTCCTGCTGGGCCGCGCCCTCACCACCAGCCTGCCCGCGTTGCTCAAGGAGGCGCTGGACGACCCGACCGTGACCGTCGCCACGGTGTGCGGCGGCTCGCTCGTCCCGGCCATGGCCGGCTTGCTGGAGGGCCGCCACGCCACCACCCACCACCTCGGCATCGACATGCTCGACGCGACCGGCGTCCACGCGGTGCGCGCCCGCGTCGTCGACGACGGCGACCTGGTCAGCGGCGCCGGCGTCACCTCGGGCCTCGACCTGGGCCTCTACCTGCTCGAACGGGAACTGGGCCCGCGCATCGCCCACGCCGTCGAGACGCTCTTCGCCCACGAGCGCCGCGGCACCGTCTGGCGCGCCACGGGCCCCGCCCCGGCCGCGCTGTGA